The genome window TAAGCTAGGGCCGAACTTCCATCGGCTGTTGACGTCGAGGCCTTACCTGTTGTGAGACGAAGAGTTCGGAGACGCTTCAAGGGGGGTTCTAGGGTTGTTGTCTGGAATCATTCGAGGATTGTTTACTTTTTGGAagatctttggacatatctgTTAATTCCAGTTATCCAAGTGCCTCGAAATTTTGTATATAACTTTAATTATCTTTAAATATTCCTTATTTAtatacaataataattaaaaatatctccgTTAGATAGATTGTCCAACAACTTAGATAAGAGCTGACTAAAGAACCGGACAACTTACAAAACGTGAAGGTTACAAAATGTTAATCTGTCAAGAAAGCACAGgtcccaaaaaataaataattgttgtatTTACCTGATTCTGACTGAATTCTGCCAGCACTCGTTTTTTCATTAACGCAGCCATTATTGTTGATTAACTTCAgctttgtttatttttcattctatgaACAACGATGAGGATAGGGAGGGATTATACACTATTTCTAATTCCAATTTATTGCCCGGAACTATCGTCACGAGGAAGTAGTTTCTGTCCCGATTATTTgaatgagaataattaaacaatttttggcATTGAAAGTCAGTAGAATTTGTTAGTTTTTTCTTGCTCACGAGCATGACATTTACGTGTGTGGTTGTCTGTGTTGTGTAGCCATCGGTGGACTTTGTAAATTCTCCCAATAGAGGGAGCTTTGTCTGGAAAAATGTGGGGTTCCCGTCATTACCAGCAGGCAGCCCGCCGACTGCTGTACCGATTGAACCCCAACAGCGCCGCCAGTGGAAAGAAATGTCCCTAGACGCGAGAACCGGAACAACGTTGTGTTCCCTCTACTCGACAATTCAGAGCCTCCCGTTCTCAACTTCCCCCCTTTTCCGCTCTAAGTAGACGTGTGAGTTTCACGGGgtttctgatttttatttattgaaatataaaaCCATATTATAATGGCCATTGGTGATTTGAAAACCCCCCAGGGTCTCAAGGACCTCGATACTTATCTCGCCGATCGTAGCTACATCGAAGGGTAAGTTTTTATTTCGATGTTTCACGGTTATTCTGTCCCTACACGTGCTCATTCTGTCGGCATCTTGAAGGCTATTTTAGCCTGACAATTTTTATGCCCGGGTTCGGTTGCTCCTTATTGTGTTCCGGACGAATATTGTTGCGAATACATGAGCCATCAGTGCTAACCGTCAAGATCAATTATTGACGTATCGGTCCCTGAAGGTTTTGACAGATGCTAATGGGAGATGAAATGCCTTTGGGCGTCAATAGCTCGGAATTGACCGATCCAATTTTAAGACGTCGAGGCTCATTTTAaccgttgaaaaaatatatcgaaattaaaaaaaaaatcagagaatTTCACTCTGCCAGTCCCCAGTTATTCAGGGTTAAAGGCATCGAGGCCGTTCTCAATTTTCTTGCTatgcttttgtttttttatttgcaatgGACGCATATGTTATtacaggaaaataaaaataattgaataaagacTAGCAAAAGCTTCTACAGTCACAATCGTTTTTTTTGCGACAGGAATGTTCTCCCATGTTTTACATTTTGAATTCCAATtggcatgaaaaaattatggaaatatttcGTAAACCAGATATCAAGCATCCCAGGCTGATGTGGCAGTGTATGACGCTCTCGGTAAGGCCCCGACATCAAGTAACCCCCATGTTCTGAGATGGTACAACCACATCAAGTCCTGCGATCAGAAGAAACTTCCAGGAGAAAAGAAAGTTCCCGCAGTTTTGGGTGTTCAAGCTGCCAAACCAGCTGACGACGACGATGACGTTGATCTCTTTGGCTCTGATGAGGAGGAGGACGCAGAGGCTGCGAGAATCAGGGAAGAGAGACTGAAGGCATacgccgagaaaaagtccaagAAACCCGCCCTCATCGCCAAATCCAGCATCCTCATTGATGTTAAACCCTGGGGGGATGAGACTGATCTCAAGGAAATGGAGTCTTGTGTCAGGTCTATTGAGATGGACGGTCTTGTCTGGGGAGTTTGTAAGTCATTCGGAATAGATGAATGGAGGCTGTCCAAATATATGTTAACTATTTTTGCGTCAATGCGAAGTAACAGGATAATgatgctcattttttttatttttattcaacagcaAAATTAGTGCCAGTTGGCTATGGCATCAAGAAGCTCCAAATCCTCTGCGTCGTCGAAGATGATAAAGTATCAGTCGACGAGCTTGTggagaaaattcaagaaaatgaGGAGCACGTGCAGTCTGTGGATATCGCtgcattcaataaaatttaaatgatcTACTTCGTCTTTTACCCTGGAATAAATGCGTATTAATTGTTTCTAATTTGTTGTATCAATCATTCCAATTACTCCTGACTCACTGCGCCATACGAgagaaaatgatgataaatCGTGCGGGTCGTTGTGGATTGATGAATAGATTGACCTGTGTCGTCTGCAGCAATTTGATAATCATGAAACATAGACTCTtcggatttttccatttattcaaAAGGATAAAATAATATCAGTAAAAGTTGACAACGATAGTaaacaatttagaaaattattagttttaaaattttcgaatatgcCCGAATGAAAACTGATGGTTAGAATTGATTTCAGTTATTAATTGGAAAATCATTTCGATGAAGTCATTCGATGAGTCCAtctctttcattttcttttcaatgatCTTCGTctttttcagtattttaatCTGACCTCGAGTCAAATTCGCGACACAAATTATTAACAATCTTCAGATCCATTTAATTATGGAACACTGAAAAAGGCAATTGTTGTTGCGCATGTTCCAgtgaaaaatacgactttttAACGATCATTTCTTATATAATCCTGGGTTTTTACAGATATTAATCTCCGATTTATCGAGAACAATTACACATCTCCccagaaatatttataattacagAATATATCCTGTTCCcacaaaaaacattatttcatCGACAAAGTAAGAACAGTCTGTCAGCGACAAATTTACACGTTTCATACAAAATTTCCTCAGCGTGGAgacaaagtaatttttttgtatttatgtCCACTTGCTTCTCGTATCCAAATCCCAAATGTGTGTGCGATCCTCCCACCTGGATCTCCATGTCACTGAAGGACATCGGTATATAAGCCCGATGTCCATTGCGAACCGGTCAACACTTAGAAGAGTTGACTCCAACTGCTCGGAGCtcactagaattttttctcctttttcagttgaataataaaaatcgctAGACAATTAATCGGTAAGATGACGCAGAGAATAGCTCTTGTCGCTATTTTGTTAGTGTCGTGTGCTCTAGGTAAGTTTTTAAAAGTTCTTTTCAAGTGCAGATCATTGAACTTGAATTATACTGATATTCTAGTGTTTTAACGCCGAAAAGATCGTGcatttcattaattgatttagaaaattaaaaccagtcggttttcaataaaatttttagtttgaattttttgctgtttttttttccattcaagtGACATCTCGTGTAGTAAATTTATGATATTATTATGGTCATTTCAAGGACT of Diachasmimorpha longicaudata isolate KC_UGA_2023 chromosome 3, iyDiaLong2, whole genome shotgun sequence contains these proteins:
- the LOC135160753 gene encoding elongation factor 1-beta'; amino-acid sequence: MAIGDLKTPQGLKDLDTYLADRSYIEGYQASQADVAVYDALGKAPTSSNPHVLRWYNHIKSCDQKKLPGEKKVPAVLGVQAAKPADDDDDVDLFGSDEEEDAEAARIREERLKAYAEKKSKKPALIAKSSILIDVKPWGDETDLKEMESCVRSIEMDGLVWGVSKLVPVGYGIKKLQILCVVEDDKVSVDELVEKIQENEEHVQSVDIAAFNKI